GGAATGGCAAACCCCACGCCGGCCGAGGCCCCGCTGGGCGAGACGATGGCTGTGTTCACGCCGATCAGCCGGCCGCGCGCATCCAGCAGTGGTCCGCCGGAGTTGCCCGGGTTGATGGCCGCGTCGGTCTGAATGACCTTGCGGATCACCCGGCCGCTCTCCGTCTGCAGGGTGCGGCCCAGCGCGCTGATGACGCCGGTGGTCAGGGTGCGGTCGAACTGTCCGAAGGGACTGCCGATGGCCAGCGCCCGCTGTCCCACCCGCAGTTCCTGCGATGAGCCCAGCTCCACCGGGTGAAGCTGGTCCGCCGGCAGGTCCACTTTCAGCACCGCCAGGTCGTTGGGCGGATCCGTCCCGACCACCTCCGCCGGCACCGTCAGGTCTTCGCCGAAGGTCACCTCGATCGTCTGGGCATTCTCGATGACGTGATAGTTGGTGACAATATGCCCTTCTTTGTCGAAGACGAAGCCGGAGCCGGCACCTTCCTCGGGATAGACGCCGAAGAAGAAGTCCGCATAGATGATACGGGTGGTGATATGCACCACCGAGGGGCTGACGCGCTCATAAATGGCCGATATGAGCTGGTCCTCCCAATCGGCCAGGGCGAAGAGGGTCTCCAGGTCCAGCTCTTCGCCGGTCGGCGCGGCCGAGAGGGTCGGCGTGGGCGGCGCTGGCGTCCGCGTGGGCGCCGGCGTCGGAGCCGAGATGCCGGCCGGCGGCACAAAGGGCGTTGCCGTGACCGCTTCGACAGCGTTGGTCGGCGAGAAGCGTGCAGAGCCAATAACCTGACAGCCCAGCAATGTGAAAAGCGCGATCAGCCCGAACAGCACCGTCCGGAGAGATTGTCCTGAACGAGCCCTCATGTTTCACCTCCTCCCGCAGGGCGCAGGGGAAAAAATCAGGCGCCCATCGTGGGCGCCTGTGCACTGCGTTTGTGGTGTTAGTCGCGCCGGCGGAAGCCGCCGAGCAGAAAGATATAGTACAGCAGGGTGGAAAGGGTCTGCGCCAGGGCCGCCACGTACGTCAGGGCGGCGGCGTCCAGCACGCTCTTGGCGGCGGCCAGCTCGCGGTTATCCACCAGGCTGTAGGTGCGCAGGAGTTGAAGGCCGCGCTGGCTGGCGTTGAATTCCACCGGCAGGGTGACCAGGGCGAAGAGCGCGCCGGCGGAGAATGCCAGCACGCCGGCCCAGGCCAGGTTCGGGGAGCCGAACAGCAGGCCGATGAAGAAGAGCACCGGCCCAACCCAGGCCGCCACCGTCACCGCCGGCACCAGGCCGGAGCGGATGCGCAGAGGCACATAGCCCTGCGCGTCCTGCAGGGCGTGCCCCACCTCATGGGCGACGATGCTCAGCGCCGCCACCGAGCGGCTCCGGGCCACTGCCGGAGAAAGCCGCAAGGTCTTACTGCGCGGGTCGTAATGGTCGGTCAGCTCGCCCGGCGTGCCCTCAATGGAGATATGGTCCAGGCCCTGGCCGCGCAGTAACATTTCGGCGGCCTCCACCCCGCTGATGCCGCGGAAGTTCGGCTCGCGCAGATAGCGCGTGTACGCCGCCCGCACCTTCCACTGGGCGTACATCGCCAGCAGAAGCGCCGGCAGGGCAAAAACAAAGTACATGGGATCCCACCAGAAGACCATCTTTCCCCACCTCGTTCCTACCGATCCGGAATGATACTATCATGATACAACAAGGTGCCAGTCTGGGCAAGACCAGCCTGTCCAGACTGGCACCGGGGGCGGCATTACACCTGGCGGAACTCACCCTCGACCACGTCTTCCTCACCGCCGTGGGCGGTGTCGCTCTCACGAGCGGTGGTACCGGCACCGCTGGGGCCGGCGCCCGGCGCACCGGCGGAGCCGTAGAGCTTCTCGGACAGGCGGTATGTCGCCCGCTGCAGCTCCTCCATGGCCCGGCGGATGCGGGAGACATCCTCGCCCTTCATGGCCTCGCGCACATCGGCGATGAGCCGTTCCAGGGCGGAGCGGTCCTCGGGCGGGACGCGGTCGCCGGCCTCGCGCAGGGTCTTCTCGGTGGTGTAGGCCAGCGAGTCCGCCTGGTTGCGCGCCTCGGCCAGCTCGCGCCGCCGGCGGTCCTCCTCGGCGTGCATCTGGGCCTCCCGCACCATGCGGTCAATGTCTTCCTTGCTCAGGTTGGTGGTGGCGGTGATGCGCACCGACTGCTGTTTGCCGGTCGCCAGGTCCTTGGCCGAGACGTTCAGGATGCCGTTGGCGTCAATGTCGAAGGTCACCTCGATCTGCGGCACACCGCGCGGCGCCGGCGGGATGCCCTCCAACCGGAAGCGGCCCAGCGTCATGTTGTCGGCCGCCATCGGACGCTCGCCCTGCAGGACGTGGATCTCCACAGCCGTCTGGTTGTCCTCGGCGGTGGTGAAGATCTCGCTCTTGCGGACCGGGATGGTGGTGTTGCGCGGGATGAGCACCGTCATGACGCCGCCAAGGGTCTCGACACCCAGGGACAGCGGGGTGACGTCCAGCAGGACCACGTCCTTGACCTCGCCGGCCAGGACGCCGGCCTGCAGGGCCGCGCCGATCGCCACGACCTCGTCCGGGTTGACGCCCTTATTGGGCTCCTTGCCCAGCATCTCGCGCACCAGGCGCTGGACCACGGGCATGCGGGTGGCGCCGCCCACCAGGATGACCTCATCAATGTCAGCCGGCGTCAGCTTGGCGTCGCGCAGTGCCTGCTCCACCGGACCGCGCAGCCGCTGGGTCAGATGCTCGCTCAACTGCTCGAACTTCGAGCGAGTCAGCTTCATGAGCAGATGCTTAGGCCCGCTGGCGTCCGCGGTGATGAAAGGCAGGTTGATCTCGGTCTCCATGACGCTGGAGAGCTCGATCTTGGCCTTCTCCGCCGCCTCTTTCAGGCGCTGAAGGGCCTGGCGGTCCTCACGCAGGTCAATGCCGTACTCTTTCTTGAACTCATCGGCGATGTAGTTGACGATGACCTGGTCGTAATCATCGCCGCCCAGATGGGTATCGCCGGAGGTGGCCTTCACCTCGAAGACGCCCTCGCCGACCTCCAGGATGGAGACGTCAAAGGTGCCGCCGCCCAGGTCGAAGACCACGATGGTCTCCGCCTTCTTCTTG
This DNA window, taken from Anaerolineae bacterium, encodes the following:
- a CDS encoding trypsin-like peptidase domain-containing protein, translating into MRARSGQSLRTVLFGLIALFTLLGCQVIGSARFSPTNAVEAVTATPFVPPAGISAPTPAPTRTPAPPTPTLSAAPTGEELDLETLFALADWEDQLISAIYERVSPSVVHITTRIIYADFFFGVYPEEGAGSGFVFDKEGHIVTNYHVIENAQTIEVTFGEDLTVPAEVVGTDPPNDLAVLKVDLPADQLHPVELGSSQELRVGQRALAIGSPFGQFDRTLTTGVISALGRTLQTESGRVIRKVIQTDAAINPGNSGGPLLDARGRLIGVNTAIVSPSGASAGVGFAIP
- a CDS encoding zinc metallopeptidase, encoding MVFWWDPMYFVFALPALLLAMYAQWKVRAAYTRYLREPNFRGISGVEAAEMLLRGQGLDHISIEGTPGELTDHYDPRSKTLRLSPAVARSRSVAALSIVAHEVGHALQDAQGYVPLRIRSGLVPAVTVAAWVGPVLFFIGLLFGSPNLAWAGVLAFSAGALFALVTLPVEFNASQRGLQLLRTYSLVDNRELAAAKSVLDAAALTYVAALAQTLSTLLYYIFLLGGFRRRD
- the dnaK gene encoding molecular chaperone DnaK, with product MILQKLKQDAEAYLGEPVTKAVITVPAYFNDSQRQATKDAGKIAGLEVLRIINEPTAASLAYGLDKKKAETIVVFDLGGGTFDVSILEVGEGVFEVKATSGDTHLGGDDYDQVIVNYIADEFKKEYGIDLREDRQALQRLKEAAEKAKIELSSVMETEINLPFITADASGPKHLLMKLTRSKFEQLSEHLTQRLRGPVEQALRDAKLTPADIDEVILVGGATRMPVVQRLVREMLGKEPNKGVNPDEVVAIGAALQAGVLAGEVKDVVLLDVTPLSLGVETLGGVMTVLIPRNTTIPVRKSEIFTTAEDNQTAVEIHVLQGERPMAADNMTLGRFRLEGIPPAPRGVPQIEVTFDIDANGILNVSAKDLATGKQQSVRITATTNLSKEDIDRMVREAQMHAEEDRRRRELAEARNQADSLAYTTEKTLREAGDRVPPEDRSALERLIADVREAMKGEDVSRIRRAMEELQRATYRLSEKLYGSAGAPGAGPSGAGTTARESDTAHGGEEDVVEGEFRQV